One Misgurnus anguillicaudatus chromosome 20, ASM2758022v2, whole genome shotgun sequence DNA segment encodes these proteins:
- the rragcb gene encoding ras-related GTP binding Cb — MSIEYEDQLAGSLVDSFPKDFGYGVENMDMMQENLENAPSADNKPRILLMGLRRSGKSSIQKVVFHKMSPNETLFLESTNKIHKDDISASSFVNFHIWDFPGQVDFFDPTFDYEMIFRGTGALIFVIDAQDDYVEALGRLHLTVSRAFRVNPEINFEVFIHKVDGLSDDHKIETQRDIHQRANDDLIDASLEKLHLSFYLTSIYDHSIFEAFSKVVQKLIPQLPTLENLLNIFISNSGIEKAFLFDVVSKIYIATDSSPVDMQSYELCCDMIDVVIDVSCIYGLKDDGNGNAYDKESLAIIKLNNTTVLYLKEVTKFLAMVCILREESFERKGLIDYNFHCFRKAIHEVFEVSSATQRTVAEVESSPPSSSGGNVLTRLKSAAMNGTPRSLV; from the exons ATGTCGATCGAGTACGAGGATCAGCTAGCCGGAAGCCTGGTGGACTCTTTCCCTAAAGACTTCGGCTACGGCGTGGAAAACATGGATATGATGCAGGAAAACTTGGAAAACGCTCCTTCTGCCGATAACAAACCCAGAATTCTGTTGATGGGACTGAGACGGAGCGGGAAATCCTCTATCCAGAAG GTGGTCTTTCATAAGATGTCCCCCAATGAGACGCTCTTCCTGGAGAGCACCAACAAGATCCACAAGGACGACATCTCTGCCAGTTCTTTCGTGAACTTTCACATATGGGACTTTCCAGGACAGGTGGACTTTTTCGATCCGACGTTCGATTACGAGATGATTTTCAGGGGCACGGGTGCCTTGATCTTCGTCATTGATGCACAA GATGATTACGTAGAAGCATTAGGACGGCTACATTTGACTGTGTCACGGGCATTCAGGGTGAACCCAGAGATTAATTTCGAGGTGTTTATACACAAAGTGGATGGTTTATCTGACGATCATAAAATTGAGACGCAGAGAGACATTCATCAGAGAGCTAATGATGATCTGATCGATGCCAGTCTGGAAAAGCTTCACCTGAG TTTCTATCTCACCAGCATCTATGATCACTCCATCTTTGAGGCCTTCAGTAAGGTGGTCCAAAAACTTATTCCTCAGCTGCCCACGCTGGAAAACCTCCTCAACATATTTATTTCT AATTCTGGGATTGAGAAAGCGTTTCTATTTGACGTGGTCAGCAAGATCTACATCGCCACGGACAGTTCGCCGGTGGACATGCAGTCATATGAGCTCTGCTGTGACATGATCGATGTCGTCATTGATGTCTCGTGTA TTTACGGACTGAAGGACGACGGCAACGGTAACGCATACGATAAAGAGTCTCTGGCCATTATAAAACTGAATAACACCACAGTCCTTTACCTTAAAGAGGTAACCAAGTTTCTGGCTATGGTCTGCATCCTGAGAGAGGAGAGCTTTGAGAGGAAAG GTTTGATAGACTACAACTTCCACTGCTTCAGAAAGGCCATTCACGAGGTATTTGAGGTGAGCAGCGCCACCCAGAGGACAGTAGCAGAGGTGGAGTCCAGCCCTCCCAGCAGCAGCGGCGGCAACGTTCTGACCCGGCTCAAATCAGCAGCGATGAACGGTACACCCAGGAGCCTGGTTTAA